In Sphingomonas panacisoli, one genomic interval encodes:
- a CDS encoding FtsW/RodA/SpoVE family cell cycle protein translates to MNDMPQKDGLLTRVARRGGRADRSALGSWFWDIDWLLLILTLFLIAIGLVAVAAASPATAQRYSDATHHMPALYYFWRQLMWVCVSLPVLVIVSMLPADQARRFALIGCAGFLLCLALVPIAGVTVNGARRWLGVGIAQFQPSEFLKPCFIVATAWLLSMKGKEGLSATVLMLLTGGLTAVVAVLLMLQPDFGQTVVFSLVWIALLLISGISPRVILSLGGLALGGVVAAYLFYSTARTRIDAFLFPGSGDGAEHFQVNAARATLTAGGWFGTGPGGGQMKYRLPEAHTDYIFSVIGEEFGLIACAIVAIIFLAIVVRVFVKLLDEQDDFRLLAAAGLAIQFGAQALISMAVNTGLAPSKGMTMPFISYGGSSMIALSVGMGLLLAFTRRNPFVLRSPYVVKWSGE, encoded by the coding sequence ATGAACGACATGCCGCAAAAAGATGGCTTGCTGACGCGCGTCGCTCGGCGTGGCGGGCGGGCGGATCGCTCCGCGCTGGGCTCGTGGTTCTGGGACATCGACTGGCTGCTGCTGATCCTGACCCTGTTCCTGATCGCGATCGGGCTGGTGGCGGTGGCGGCGGCATCGCCGGCGACCGCCCAGCGTTATTCGGACGCGACGCACCATATGCCGGCGCTCTATTATTTCTGGCGGCAGCTGATGTGGGTGTGCGTGTCGCTGCCGGTACTGGTGATCGTGTCGATGCTGCCCGCCGATCAGGCGCGGCGCTTCGCGTTGATCGGGTGCGCGGGGTTTTTGCTCTGCCTGGCGCTGGTGCCGATCGCCGGGGTGACGGTGAACGGCGCGCGGCGCTGGCTCGGTGTCGGGATCGCGCAGTTCCAGCCGTCGGAATTCCTCAAGCCCTGCTTCATCGTCGCGACCGCGTGGCTACTGTCGATGAAGGGCAAGGAGGGGTTGTCAGCGACCGTGCTGATGCTGCTGACCGGCGGGCTGACCGCGGTGGTCGCGGTGCTGCTGATGCTCCAGCCCGATTTCGGCCAGACGGTGGTGTTTTCGCTGGTGTGGATCGCATTGCTGCTGATCTCCGGCATTTCCCCGCGCGTCATCCTGTCGCTAGGCGGGCTGGCGCTGGGCGGCGTGGTGGCGGCGTATTTGTTCTATTCGACGGCGCGCACGCGGATCGACGCCTTCCTGTTCCCCGGATCGGGCGACGGTGCCGAGCATTTCCAGGTCAACGCGGCGCGCGCGACGCTGACCGCGGGCGGCTGGTTCGGCACCGGACCGGGTGGCGGGCAGATGAAGTATCGCCTGCCCGAGGCGCATACTGACTACATTTTCTCGGTGATCGGCGAGGAATTCGGCCTGATCGCCTGTGCCATCGTCGCGATCATCTTCCTGGCGATTGTTGTACGCGTGTTCGTGAAACTGCTGGACGAACAGGACGATTTCCGCCTGCTTGCCGCCGCCGGGCTCGCGATCCAGTTCGGTGCGCAGGCGCTGATCTCGATGGCGGTCAATACCGGCCTCGCCCCGTCAAAGGGCATGACGATGCCGTTCATCAGCTATGGCGGGTCGTCGATGATCGCTTTGTCGGTCGGGATGGGGTTGCTGCTTGCCTTTACCCGCCGGAACCCGTTTGTGCTCCGCTCACCCTATGTCGTGAAATGGAGCGGCGAATGA
- the murB gene encoding UDP-N-acetylmuramate dehydrogenase: MPPVRGRLTHGAPLAPLVWFKSGGAAEWLFEPADVADLETFLYALDPSVPVMGLGLGSNMIVRDGGVPGVVVRLGKAFAKVERLDDTTLKCGGGAPGILVTSQARDAGIGGLEFMRSIPGTVGGFVRMNGGAYGREVKDVLVEAEVVLRSGETRTLALGDLGYTYRHSGLPDGAIVVSATFRGHPEEPAVVQAEMDRIAAAREESQPLRSKTGGSTFKNPEGHKAWQLVDKAGCRGLRRGDAQVSEKHCNFLLNLGDATSADIEGLGEEVRAKVKADSGVTLEWEIQRVGVSA, translated from the coding sequence ATGCCCCCGGTGCGTGGACGCCTGACGCACGGCGCGCCGCTCGCGCCGCTCGTGTGGTTCAAAAGCGGCGGCGCGGCGGAATGGCTGTTCGAGCCGGCGGACGTCGCCGATCTCGAAACCTTCCTCTATGCGCTCGATCCCTCGGTGCCTGTCATGGGCCTCGGGCTGGGCTCGAACATGATCGTGCGCGACGGTGGCGTGCCGGGCGTCGTGGTGCGGCTGGGCAAGGCGTTCGCCAAGGTCGAGCGGCTCGACGACACGACGCTGAAATGCGGCGGCGGGGCTCCGGGCATCCTCGTCACATCGCAGGCGCGCGACGCGGGTATCGGTGGACTGGAGTTCATGCGGTCGATCCCCGGCACCGTGGGCGGGTTCGTGCGGATGAACGGCGGCGCCTATGGCCGCGAGGTGAAGGACGTACTGGTCGAGGCGGAGGTCGTGCTGCGTTCCGGCGAGACGCGGACGCTGGCGCTCGGCGATCTCGGTTACACCTATCGACATAGCGGCCTGCCCGACGGCGCGATCGTCGTCTCGGCAACGTTCCGCGGCCATCCCGAAGAACCTGCGGTCGTTCAGGCCGAAATGGACCGTATCGCCGCTGCACGCGAGGAATCGCAGCCGCTGCGCTCGAAGACCGGCGGATCGACCTTCAAGAATCCGGAAGGCCACAAGGCTTGGCAATTGGTCGATAAAGCGGGGTGTCGCGGCTTGCGCCGGGGCGACGCGCAGGTATCGGAAAAACACTGCAACTTCCTCCTCAACCTCGGCGACGCGACCAGCGCCGACATCGAAGGCCTGGGTGAGGAAGTGCGCGCAAAGGTGAAGGCGGACAGCGGCGTGACGCTCGAGTGGGAAATTCAGCGCGTAGGGGTGTCGGCATGA
- a CDS encoding D-alanine--D-alanine ligase, which translates to MSTPLHVVVLMGGWSAEREVSLMSGKGIVAALESLGHRVTAIDMDRDVAAKLAAAKPDVVFNALHGTPGEDGSVQGMLELMGLKYTHSGLVTSVIAIDKVLTKNALVPHGIPMPGGRIVKSAEVFEGDPLKRPYVLKPVNEGSSVGVAIVTDDGNYGNPIGRDVAGPWQDFEELLAEPYVRGRELTTAILGGKALGVTELKPKSGWYDYDAKYTDGMTEHVFPAQIPDHIAEACKRIALEAHRLLGCRGASRSDFRWDDERGEDGLFLLEVNTQPGMTPLSLVPEQAKHLGISYPELVQMIVDEALA; encoded by the coding sequence ATGAGTACGCCGTTGCATGTCGTCGTCCTGATGGGCGGCTGGTCGGCCGAGCGCGAAGTGTCGCTGATGTCGGGCAAGGGCATCGTCGCGGCGCTCGAATCGCTCGGGCATCGCGTCACCGCGATCGACATGGATCGCGATGTCGCCGCGAAACTCGCCGCTGCAAAGCCCGACGTTGTGTTCAACGCGCTGCACGGCACGCCCGGCGAGGACGGCAGCGTGCAGGGTATGCTCGAGCTGATGGGGCTGAAATACACGCATTCGGGCCTCGTCACCTCGGTGATCGCGATCGACAAGGTGCTGACCAAGAACGCGCTCGTCCCGCACGGCATCCCGATGCCCGGCGGCCGCATCGTCAAGTCGGCGGAAGTGTTCGAAGGCGATCCGCTCAAGCGGCCCTACGTACTGAAGCCCGTCAACGAAGGCTCGTCGGTCGGCGTCGCCATCGTCACCGACGACGGCAATTACGGCAACCCGATCGGCCGCGACGTGGCGGGACCGTGGCAGGATTTTGAGGAATTACTGGCCGAACCCTATGTCCGCGGGCGCGAGCTGACGACTGCGATCCTGGGCGGCAAAGCGCTCGGCGTGACCGAACTCAAACCCAAGTCGGGCTGGTACGATTACGACGCCAAATATACCGACGGGATGACCGAGCACGTCTTCCCTGCTCAAATCCCGGATCATATCGCCGAGGCGTGCAAGCGCATCGCGCTTGAAGCGCACCGGCTGCTCGGCTGTCGTGGTGCGTCGCGGTCGGATTTCCGCTGGGACGACGAGCGCGGCGAGGACGGGCTGTTCCTGCTCGAGGTCAACACCCAGCCCGGCATGACGCCGCTCAGCCTCGTACCCGAACAGGCCAAGCATCTCGGCATTTCCTATCCCGAACTCGTCCAGATGATCGTCGACGAGGCGCTGGCATGA
- the murD gene encoding UDP-N-acetylmuramoyl-L-alanine--D-glutamate ligase: MITCPAWRGERYAVLGLARSGAATVRALLASGAEVVAWDSDEAKRNVEGASYADPTTIDLTGFAGVVASPGVPLNRHPIAAKARDADVPVIGDIELFAQAREYMPSHRVVGITGTNGKSTTTALIHHIVETAGISARLGGNIGLPILGEEPLPLGGIYVLELSSYQIDLTHSLDCDVAVLLNLTPDHLDRYDGFEGYAASKARLFAMQSKDHDAVIGIGDAASAAIARTLSSRGEHLHKIAPGVCMDQSRWPSLQGPHNAQNALAAIAACQALGVPEAAIDAGLESFKGLPHRMERVGVVNGVAYVNDSKATNPDSTAPALAAFDRIHWILGGQAKTDNLDACRPSFGHVCAAYTIGEAGMLFRDLLSNDIPTTYAENLTDALDLARAAAEPGDTVLLSPACASFDQFRDYEDRGDTFRGLVEAMA; this comes from the coding sequence GTGATCACGTGCCCCGCCTGGCGCGGCGAACGCTATGCGGTGCTGGGGCTGGCGCGCTCGGGCGCGGCGACGGTGCGCGCGTTGCTGGCGAGCGGGGCTGAGGTCGTTGCCTGGGATAGCGACGAGGCGAAGCGCAACGTCGAGGGCGCGAGCTATGCCGACCCGACGACGATCGATCTGACCGGGTTCGCAGGCGTCGTCGCCTCGCCGGGTGTGCCGCTCAACCGTCATCCGATCGCCGCCAAGGCGCGCGACGCCGACGTGCCCGTCATCGGCGACATCGAACTGTTCGCGCAGGCCCGCGAATACATGCCCTCGCACCGCGTCGTCGGGATCACCGGGACCAACGGCAAATCGACGACCACCGCTTTGATCCATCATATCGTCGAGACCGCCGGCATCTCGGCGCGGCTCGGGGGCAATATCGGCCTGCCGATCCTGGGCGAGGAGCCGTTGCCGCTCGGCGGGATCTACGTGCTCGAACTGTCGAGCTACCAGATCGACCTGACCCACAGCCTCGATTGCGACGTCGCGGTGCTGCTGAACCTCACGCCCGATCATCTCGACCGTTATGACGGGTTCGAGGGCTATGCGGCGTCGAAAGCGCGACTGTTCGCGATGCAATCGAAGGATCACGACGCGGTGATCGGGATCGGCGACGCTGCCTCGGCGGCGATCGCGCGGACCTTGTCGTCGCGCGGCGAGCATCTCCACAAGATCGCGCCCGGCGTATGCATGGACCAGTCGCGCTGGCCCTCGCTGCAGGGACCGCACAATGCGCAGAACGCGCTTGCCGCGATCGCCGCGTGCCAAGCGCTCGGCGTGCCCGAGGCGGCGATCGACGCGGGACTGGAGAGCTTCAAGGGCCTGCCGCATCGGATGGAGCGGGTCGGCGTCGTCAACGGCGTCGCATACGTCAACGACAGCAAGGCGACCAACCCGGATTCGACCGCGCCGGCGCTGGCGGCGTTCGACCGCATCCACTGGATCCTGGGCGGGCAGGCCAAGACCGACAATCTCGACGCGTGCCGACCGTCGTTCGGCCACGTCTGCGCCGCCTATACGATCGGCGAGGCTGGGATGCTGTTTCGCGATCTGCTGTCGAACGATATCCCGACCACTTACGCCGAAAACCTGACCGACGCGCTCGACCTGGCGCGCGCCGCGGCCGAGCCGGGCGACACCGTGCTGCTGTCCCCGGCCTGCGCGTCGTTCGATCAGTTCCGCGACTATGAAGACCGCGGCGATACGTTCCGCGGGCTCGTCGAGGCGATGGCATGA
- the mraY gene encoding phospho-N-acetylmuramoyl-pentapeptide-transferase, with protein MLYWLAAQFQFAHGFNLIRYQTFRVGAAVATALLIGLIIGPRFIGWLRVRQGKGQPIRTDGPQSHLAKRGTPTMGGLMILTSMAASILLWMDLSNPYVWACLFVTLGFGTIGFLDDYDKVRKASTAGVSGRVRLLGEFVIAGIASAIIVHTNVRNGTQLYLPFYNGHVIDLGWFYIAFAAFTIVGFGNAVNLTDGLDGLASMPVIIASVTLMIIVYLAGNVKFADYLGIPHIPRVGDLAIFCGAMIGAGLAFLWFNAPPAAVFMGDTGSLALGGALGAIAVTAHHEIVLGIIGGLFVVEAMSVIIQVFWYKRTGKRVFKMAPIHHHFEQLGWAESTVVIRFWIVALVLALAGLSTLKLR; from the coding sequence ATGCTCTACTGGCTCGCTGCGCAATTCCAGTTCGCCCATGGCTTCAATCTGATCCGGTACCAGACGTTCCGGGTCGGCGCGGCGGTGGCGACGGCGCTGCTGATCGGCCTGATCATCGGCCCCCGCTTTATTGGCTGGCTGCGCGTTCGCCAGGGCAAGGGCCAGCCGATCCGCACCGACGGTCCGCAGTCGCACCTCGCCAAGCGCGGCACGCCGACGATGGGCGGGCTGATGATCCTGACCAGCATGGCGGCCTCGATCCTGTTGTGGATGGACCTCAGCAACCCGTACGTCTGGGCCTGTCTGTTCGTGACGCTCGGCTTCGGGACGATCGGGTTTCTCGACGATTACGACAAGGTACGAAAGGCGAGCACCGCAGGCGTCTCGGGCAGGGTCCGACTGCTCGGCGAGTTCGTCATCGCCGGCATTGCCAGTGCGATCATCGTCCACACTAATGTGCGCAACGGCACGCAGCTCTACCTGCCCTTCTATAACGGCCACGTCATCGATCTCGGCTGGTTCTACATCGCGTTCGCGGCGTTCACGATCGTCGGGTTCGGCAATGCGGTGAACCTGACCGACGGGCTCGATGGGCTCGCGTCGATGCCGGTTATCATCGCCAGCGTGACGCTGATGATCATCGTCTACCTGGCCGGCAACGTGAAGTTCGCTGATTATCTCGGCATTCCGCACATCCCGCGCGTCGGCGACCTCGCGATCTTCTGTGGGGCGATGATCGGGGCCGGCCTTGCGTTTCTGTGGTTCAACGCCCCGCCTGCGGCGGTCTTCATGGGCGATACCGGCAGCCTGGCGCTCGGCGGCGCGCTCGGGGCGATCGCGGTCACCGCGCATCACGAAATCGTGCTCGGCATCATCGGCGGCCTCTTCGTGGTCGAGGCGATGAGCGTCATCATCCAGGTGTTCTGGTACAAGCGCACCGGCAAGCGCGTGTTCAAGATGGCGCCGATCCACCATCATTTCGAACAGCTCGGCTGGGCTGAGAGCACCGTTGTGATCCGTTTCTGGATCGTCGCACTGGTGCTGGCGCTGGCGGGGCTCTCGACGCTCAAGTTGCGGTGA
- the murC gene encoding UDP-N-acetylmuramate--L-alanine ligase: MTGLKTDIGAIHFVGIGGIGMSGIAEVMHNLGYKVQGSDVAEGYVIQGLRDKGIDVKIGHAADNLGDAAVVVTSTAIKRANPEVEAALERRIPVVRRAEMLAELMRLKSNVAVAGTHGKTTTTSMVAALLDAGGIDPTVINGGIINQYGSNARLGDSEWMVVEADESDGSFLRLDGTIAVVTNIDPEHLDHYGSFDAIKDAFVQFIENVPFYGAALLCLDHPEVQAVLPRVRDRRIVTYGFSTQADIRGVNVTPIPGGNRFEAIIRQRDGTTRSIEHIELPMPGRHNVQNALSAIGVALEMGVPDATIQQGFKQFSGVKRRFTKVGEVGGAVVIDDYGHHPVEIRAVLAAAREGVSNRVIAVVQPHRYTRLGNLMEDFQQAFNDADMVYVTPVYAAGEQPIEGVDAQALVDGLKRRGHRAAATIGSAEELASELASVVQPGDMIVCLGAGDITKWAAGLAAGIEAGR, encoded by the coding sequence ATGACCGGCCTGAAGACCGACATCGGTGCGATCCATTTCGTCGGCATCGGCGGCATCGGCATGTCCGGCATCGCCGAGGTGATGCACAATCTCGGCTACAAGGTGCAGGGGTCGGACGTCGCCGAGGGCTATGTCATCCAGGGGCTGCGCGACAAGGGCATCGACGTGAAGATCGGCCATGCCGCCGACAATCTGGGCGACGCGGCGGTGGTGGTGACCAGCACCGCGATCAAGCGCGCCAATCCGGAGGTCGAGGCCGCGCTCGAACGCCGCATTCCGGTCGTGCGTCGCGCGGAAATGCTCGCCGAACTGATGCGGCTGAAGTCGAACGTCGCGGTCGCCGGCACGCATGGCAAGACGACCACCACCTCGATGGTCGCGGCACTGCTCGACGCCGGCGGGATCGATCCGACCGTCATCAACGGCGGGATCATCAATCAATACGGCTCCAACGCGCGGCTCGGCGACAGCGAGTGGATGGTGGTCGAGGCCGACGAGAGCGACGGCAGCTTCCTGCGCTTGGACGGCACGATCGCGGTGGTCACCAACATCGACCCGGAACATCTCGACCATTACGGCAGCTTCGACGCGATCAAGGACGCGTTCGTCCAGTTCATCGAGAACGTGCCGTTCTACGGCGCGGCACTACTGTGCCTCGACCATCCCGAAGTCCAGGCGGTGCTGCCGCGTGTCCGCGACCGGCGCATCGTCACCTACGGCTTCTCGACCCAGGCCGACATTCGCGGCGTCAACGTGACCCCGATCCCCGGCGGCAACCGGTTCGAGGCGATCATCCGCCAGCGCGACGGCACGACGCGCTCGATCGAGCATATCGAACTGCCGATGCCGGGCCGGCACAACGTCCAGAACGCGCTGTCGGCGATCGGCGTCGCGCTCGAAATGGGCGTACCCGACGCGACGATCCAGCAGGGCTTCAAGCAGTTTTCCGGCGTGAAGCGCCGTTTCACCAAGGTCGGCGAGGTCGGCGGCGCGGTCGTGATCGACGATTACGGCCACCACCCGGTCGAAATCCGCGCGGTGCTGGCCGCGGCGCGCGAGGGTGTGTCGAACCGCGTCATCGCCGTGGTCCAGCCGCACCGTTACACGCGGCTCGGCAATCTGATGGAGGACTTCCAGCAGGCGTTCAACGATGCCGACATGGTCTATGTGACGCCCGTCTATGCCGCGGGCGAGCAGCCGATCGAGGGCGTCGATGCGCAGGCCTTGGTCGATGGCCTGAAGCGGCGCGGACATCGTGCCGCGGCAACGATCGGCTCGGCGGAGGAACTCGCGAGCGAACTCGCCAGCGTGGTGCAACCGGGCGACATGATCGTGTGCCTGGGCGCGGGCGACATCACCAAATGGGCGGCGGGCCTCGCCGCCGGGATTGAGGCGGGGCGGTGA
- the murG gene encoding undecaprenyldiphospho-muramoylpentapeptide beta-N-acetylglucosaminyltransferase, whose translation MTRVRQFVLAAGGTGGHMVPAAALAEELKRRGHRVDLISDERGVRFPGLFEGVETHVLPAGRVQGGPIGWYRAGRAMWAGRAQAIELYRELKPAAVIGFGGYPALPALMAAFNQDIPTAVHEQNAVLGRVNRLVAGKVDAIATSYGKVERLADKYRDKVTLTGNPVRDEVLALRDKPYPLLEEDGIFRVLVTGGSQGASVLSSVVPDGLAMLPVQFRRRLQVTHQARVEDIEKARAKYAELQIAADLATYLPDLPDHLAWAHLVIARAGASTIAELTAAGRPAILVPLPTATDDHQTDNAREIAEAGGARVIAQSQFTPVELAKQMQKLGLDPEALTNAAARARSCGHPDAARDLADLVENISNPAGDMPVGEAQPETPGGGKVAYA comes from the coding sequence ATGACGAGAGTGCGGCAGTTCGTGCTGGCCGCGGGCGGCACCGGGGGGCACATGGTCCCCGCGGCGGCTTTGGCCGAGGAACTGAAGCGGCGCGGGCATCGCGTCGATCTGATCAGCGACGAGCGCGGCGTGCGTTTTCCGGGGCTGTTCGAGGGCGTCGAGACGCACGTCCTGCCGGCGGGCCGCGTGCAGGGTGGACCGATCGGCTGGTATCGCGCGGGTCGTGCGATGTGGGCCGGCCGCGCGCAGGCGATCGAGCTGTACAGGGAGTTGAAGCCGGCGGCGGTGATCGGGTTCGGCGGCTATCCGGCGCTGCCCGCGCTGATGGCGGCGTTCAACCAAGACATCCCTACCGCGGTGCACGAGCAGAATGCGGTGCTGGGCCGCGTCAATCGGCTGGTCGCGGGGAAGGTAGATGCGATCGCGACCTCGTACGGCAAGGTCGAGCGGCTGGCCGACAAGTATCGCGACAAGGTGACGCTGACCGGCAACCCGGTGCGCGACGAGGTGCTGGCGCTGCGCGATAAGCCCTACCCGCTGCTCGAGGAGGACGGCATCTTTCGCGTACTCGTGACCGGCGGGAGCCAGGGCGCGAGCGTGCTGAGTTCGGTCGTGCCGGACGGGCTCGCGATGCTGCCGGTGCAATTCCGTCGTCGCTTGCAGGTCACGCATCAGGCGCGGGTCGAGGACATCGAGAAGGCTCGCGCCAAGTATGCCGAACTCCAGATCGCCGCAGATCTCGCGACGTATCTGCCCGATCTGCCCGATCATCTCGCCTGGGCGCATCTCGTCATCGCGCGCGCCGGCGCCTCGACCATCGCCGAGCTGACCGCCGCAGGGCGTCCCGCGATCCTGGTACCGCTGCCGACCGCGACCGACGATCACCAGACCGACAATGCGCGCGAGATCGCCGAGGCGGGCGGGGCGCGGGTGATCGCGCAGAGCCAGTTCACGCCGGTCGAACTCGCCAAGCAGATGCAGAAACTCGGGCTCGATCCCGAAGCGCTGACCAACGCCGCCGCCCGTGCACGCTCGTGCGGGCATCCCGACGCCGCGCGCGACCTCGCCGATCTGGTCGAGAACATCAGCAACCCGGCAGGGGACATGCCGGTGGGCGAGGCGCAGCCCGAAACGCCTGGCGGCGGAAAGGTAGCCTACGCATGA
- the ftsA gene encoding cell division protein FtsA, whose amino-acid sequence MAKAGPEGLITALDIGSSKVSAMIAQKGDGGELIVLGTGQRESRGVKRGCIADMGATEVAVREAVEQAERIAQTNIENVWVGFSAGGLVSDVASIEFEMGGHRIEQSDIDALLRAGRESIDPAGRMVLHAQPALYTLDGLTGVKDPRGLHADRLGVHIHVVAADGSPVRNVGLCVAKSHLEVKSIIAAPVATGLACLSAEERELGTALVEMGAGITNVSLFAGGMLVGLTTIQMGAADITDDIASTFGASRTQAERIKCFHGCANATPRDNHEVIEITPLSEDGASEGPRITKAQLIAVIRTRLEVLMGEIGKALTAMKFDGNVGRQVVLTGGGAELKGIADYAQSSLGRSVRVGRPRGLAGLPDAHSGPAFATLAGLIHHAATNPIDLRALAADERQLVHKPSPFSMVRRLIRTARANY is encoded by the coding sequence ATGGCAAAGGCTGGACCGGAAGGACTGATCACCGCGCTCGATATCGGGTCGTCGAAGGTCTCCGCGATGATCGCGCAGAAGGGCGATGGCGGCGAGCTGATCGTGCTCGGCACCGGCCAGCGCGAGAGCCGCGGGGTCAAGCGCGGCTGCATCGCCGATATGGGCGCGACCGAGGTCGCGGTGCGCGAAGCGGTCGAACAGGCGGAACGGATCGCGCAGACCAATATCGAGAATGTCTGGGTCGGGTTTTCGGCGGGCGGCCTCGTCAGCGACGTCGCCTCGATCGAGTTTGAGATGGGCGGGCACCGGATCGAGCAGTCCGATATCGATGCGCTGCTGCGCGCCGGGCGGGAATCGATCGACCCGGCGGGGCGGATGGTGCTCCACGCGCAGCCGGCGCTCTACACGCTTGACGGACTGACCGGGGTCAAGGATCCGCGCGGCCTGCATGCCGATCGGCTGGGCGTCCATATCCACGTCGTCGCCGCCGACGGATCGCCGGTGCGCAACGTGGGCCTGTGCGTCGCCAAGTCGCACCTGGAGGTGAAGTCGATCATCGCCGCCCCGGTCGCGACGGGCCTCGCCTGTTTGAGCGCGGAAGAGCGCGAACTCGGCACCGCGCTGGTCGAAATGGGCGCGGGGATCACCAACGTCTCGCTGTTCGCGGGCGGGATGCTGGTCGGGCTGACCACGATCCAGATGGGCGCGGCGGACATTACCGACGACATCGCCTCGACCTTCGGCGCGAGCCGTACCCAGGCCGAACGGATCAAATGTTTCCACGGCTGTGCGAACGCGACACCGCGCGACAATCACGAGGTGATCGAGATCACGCCGCTGTCCGAGGATGGCGCGAGCGAGGGGCCGCGCATCACCAAGGCGCAGCTGATCGCGGTGATCCGCACGCGGCTGGAAGTGCTAATGGGCGAGATCGGCAAGGCGCTGACCGCGATGAAGTTCGACGGCAATGTCGGGCGTCAGGTCGTGCTGACCGGCGGCGGGGCGGAACTGAAGGGCATCGCCGATTATGCGCAGTCGTCGCTGGGCCGATCGGTGCGCGTAGGCCGGCCGCGCGGGCTGGCTGGACTGCCCGATGCGCATTCCGGACCGGCGTTCGCGACGCTCGCTGGGCTTATCCATCACGCCGCGACGAACCCGATCGATCTTCGTGCGTTGGCGGCGGATGAACGGCAACTCGTACACAAGCCATCGCCATTTTCGATGGTCCGTCGCCTGATCCGCACGGCTCGGGCGAATTATTAA
- a CDS encoding cell division protein FtsQ/DivIB, whose product MSKRPTNRGRPTNRKKKASILDRILARIPLSHIALRRIATWTIVLVAGGAVYAAGAVTGANAAIGTALAEQVGKAGLRVEQIEVRGVKRMDVTTVYAVALDQKSRAMPLVDLELVRDRLLQYGWVQDAHVSRRLPDTLLIRIVERTPAAVWQDKGQLSLIDRDGVYLEPVSSDAMPDLPLVIGPGADRQEPAYQTLMVAAPALKPKVRAATWVGNRRWDLLFDTGETLSLPEGDDEAAKALKLFAEKDGTSKLLGSGYVKFDLRDPTRMVVRKSNQGSGQGTPTPKPTSTAKPTTTTNRAPTRDDV is encoded by the coding sequence ATGAGCAAGCGCCCGACCAATCGCGGTCGTCCGACCAACCGCAAGAAGAAGGCGTCGATCCTCGACCGCATCCTGGCGCGCATCCCGCTCAGCCATATCGCGCTGCGCCGGATCGCGACCTGGACGATCGTGCTGGTCGCGGGCGGTGCGGTCTATGCGGCTGGAGCGGTGACCGGGGCGAACGCCGCGATCGGGACCGCGCTCGCCGAACAGGTCGGCAAAGCGGGGCTGCGCGTCGAGCAGATCGAAGTGCGTGGCGTGAAGCGGATGGACGTCACCACGGTCTACGCCGTCGCGCTCGACCAGAAATCGCGCGCGATGCCGCTGGTCGATCTCGAACTCGTCCGCGACCGGTTGCTGCAATATGGCTGGGTACAGGATGCGCACGTGTCGCGGCGACTGCCCGACACGCTGCTGATCCGCATCGTCGAGCGCACGCCCGCCGCGGTGTGGCAGGACAAAGGGCAGTTGAGCCTGATTGATCGCGACGGCGTCTATCTCGAACCGGTGTCGTCGGACGCGATGCCCGACCTGCCGCTGGTGATCGGCCCCGGCGCCGACCGGCAGGAACCGGCCTATCAGACGCTGATGGTCGCCGCTCCCGCGCTCAAGCCAAAGGTCCGCGCCGCGACATGGGTCGGCAACCGGCGCTGGGACCTGCTATTCGACACGGGCGAGACGCTGTCATTGCCCGAGGGTGACGACGAAGCCGCCAAGGCGCTCAAATTGTTTGCCGAAAAGGATGGCACGAGCAAATTGCTTGGCAGCGGCTATGTGAAGTTCGATCTGCGCGATCCGACGCGGATGGTGGTACGCAAGAGCAATCAAGGGAGTGGGCAGGGGACGCCCACGCCGAAACCGACGTCGACCGCGAAGCCGACGACGACAACGAACCGCGCGCCGACGCGCGACGACGTGTAA